The Kozakia baliensis genome includes a region encoding these proteins:
- a CDS encoding flagellar basal body-associated FliL family protein — translation MALTILRDAAGTIEKGGITLSETAIISKTKRGMGKPLWAVLAGIVLLGGGGIAWWRFHHIAHPVTETAKLAVPYVMALPSLMSTLDSGTDTGRSYFVRVTAQLQLSDEKDAFAVKAKFPEIQDLFQTYFHNTRPDELAGVGIYRLREAMLAQINNIVAPIQVQNLFFTELLVQ, via the coding sequence TTGGCGTTAACTATTTTGCGTGATGCTGCCGGGACGATTGAGAAAGGTGGTATTACATTGTCGGAAACGGCGATCATATCGAAAACGAAGCGCGGTATGGGCAAGCCTCTATGGGCTGTGCTTGCAGGAATCGTTCTGCTCGGCGGTGGCGGTATAGCTTGGTGGCGGTTCCATCATATAGCACATCCCGTCACCGAGACCGCGAAACTGGCCGTGCCCTACGTGATGGCGCTTCCCTCTCTCATGTCCACGTTGGATTCTGGAACTGATACCGGGCGGTCGTATTTCGTAAGGGTGACAGCGCAATTGCAGCTTTCCGATGAGAAAGATGCTTTTGCGGTAAAAGCCAAATTTCCCGAGATACAAGATCTATTTCAAACCTATTTTCATAATACGCGGCCAGATGAACTCGCCGGCGTAGGTATTTACCGGCTGCGCGAAGCGATGTTGGCGCAAATCAATAATATTGTTGCACCGATTCAGGTTCAAAACTTATTTTTTACGGAGTTGTTGGTTCAATGA
- a CDS encoding lytic transglycosylase domain-containing protein: MYPRVISLSTHLLWRIAPWIVAAILLTACTTTRRSPYDRYYGQTYRAPGSASDPWGPYIQQASARFSVPDSWIRAVIQQESGGHEYLDGQPITSSAGAMGLMQLMPETYAEMQSQFGLGSDPYEPHDNIMAGTGYIRILYRKYGAPAFLAAYNAGPQRLEDYLYNGRELPNETVNYVASVTPNLGTQIALSGPLAAYAAPGQSTTGAQIEQAPVEVAEAPPASEPVQMAYMPTPAHCDPDAAYDPGQPCQPLAAPSPTDETQQTVSSLPPPSPTICDPNAAYDDQPSCTPSKNPTPASFPTPPPAAPHIAAAAYMQPVDTNYGAYAVQVGAFSGSGQARFAATMARQADYRTLSGAQIVLQPTPALGRGTFWRARLAGLSRKSAASACANLQSRGMACLLVPPGH, translated from the coding sequence ATGTATCCGCGCGTCATTTCTCTTTCTACCCACCTTTTATGGCGTATCGCGCCATGGATCGTCGCTGCGATTCTGCTAACCGCTTGCACGACCACGCGTCGCTCTCCATACGACCGCTATTATGGGCAAACCTATCGTGCTCCCGGTTCAGCGAGTGACCCTTGGGGCCCTTATATACAGCAGGCCTCCGCGCGTTTCTCCGTGCCGGATAGCTGGATCAGGGCGGTTATTCAGCAAGAATCAGGCGGTCATGAATATCTTGACGGCCAACCGATCACCTCTAGCGCCGGCGCTATGGGATTGATGCAACTTATGCCGGAAACCTACGCCGAAATGCAGTCCCAGTTCGGTCTTGGAAGCGACCCTTACGAACCGCATGACAATATTATGGCCGGAACGGGCTATATTCGAATTCTCTATCGCAAATACGGCGCACCTGCTTTTCTTGCCGCGTATAATGCAGGCCCACAACGGCTTGAGGATTATCTCTATAATGGCCGCGAACTACCGAACGAGACAGTCAATTATGTCGCGAGCGTCACGCCCAATCTCGGCACGCAGATTGCCCTAAGCGGCCCCCTCGCCGCATACGCAGCGCCTGGGCAAAGCACCACGGGTGCGCAAATCGAGCAAGCGCCAGTTGAGGTTGCGGAAGCGCCGCCTGCGAGCGAGCCTGTGCAGATGGCCTATATGCCCACTCCAGCCCATTGCGATCCGGACGCGGCTTACGATCCAGGCCAGCCTTGCCAGCCGCTCGCCGCACCTTCTCCCACTGATGAGACGCAACAGACCGTATCCTCCTTGCCGCCTCCAAGCCCTACGATCTGCGATCCGAACGCCGCCTACGACGACCAACCTTCCTGCACGCCGTCGAAAAACCCGACGCCAGCCTCTTTTCCAACACCGCCACCCGCCGCACCGCATATCGCCGCAGCCGCCTACATGCAGCCGGTCGATACCAATTATGGCGCCTATGCGGTGCAGGTCGGCGCATTCTCCGGCAGCGGCCAAGCGCGTTTCGCCGCCACCATGGCACGCCAAGCCGACTATCGCACTCTCAGCGGCGCACAAATTGTTTTACAACCTACGCCAGCCTTAGGGCGAGGAACTTTCTGGCGCGCGCGGCTCGCGGGCCTGAGCCGCAAGAGCGCTGCATCGGCCTGTGCCAATCTGCAATCGCGCGGTATGGCGTGCCTGTTGGTTCCGCCTGGCCACTGA
- a CDS encoding amino acid permease → MTKAAEPSPALPADEGYHKDLGSRQVQMIAIGGAIGTGLFLGAGSRLQMAGPALAVIYLVCGIFSFLILRALGELVMYRPTAGSFVSYARELIGERAAYIAGWMSFLNWAMTGIVDITAVALYMHFWGTFADVPQWVFALAALFIVGTMNMIGVKYFGELEFWFSLIKVIALALFLIAGTFFLGFRVPINGQTPGLHLISENGGIFPHGIWPALLLLQGVVFAYSAIELVGTAAGECANPREILPKAINNVIWRIALFYVGSVVLLVCLLPWNAYHAGTSPFVTFFQALGVPGIDHVMNIVVLTAALSSLNSGLYSTGRILRALALGGSAPRALAKMNRQSVPYVGILTTAGVYLVGVGLNYLIPSRVFEFVLNLSALGIVSTWTFILLCQLKLRERINQGEIAPTSFPMPWAPYSNWLTIGFLAFVIVMMGFDYPEGTFTVAAIPVIAAVLFLGWLVILKNRRNAN, encoded by the coding sequence ATGACAAAAGCCGCGGAACCGAGCCCCGCTCTCCCCGCAGACGAAGGCTATCATAAAGATCTCGGTAGCCGTCAGGTGCAGATGATCGCCATAGGCGGCGCCATCGGCACTGGGCTTTTCCTCGGTGCCGGATCACGCCTGCAAATGGCGGGGCCTGCCCTTGCGGTTATCTATCTCGTTTGCGGAATTTTCTCGTTCCTGATCCTACGCGCACTGGGCGAGCTTGTCATGTACCGCCCGACGGCGGGCAGCTTCGTCTCCTACGCACGCGAATTGATCGGGGAACGGGCGGCTTATATCGCCGGTTGGATGTCCTTCCTTAATTGGGCCATGACCGGCATCGTCGATATCACCGCCGTCGCTCTCTACATGCATTTTTGGGGCACCTTCGCCGATGTGCCGCAATGGGTTTTCGCCCTAGCGGCTTTATTCATCGTCGGCACCATGAACATGATCGGCGTCAAATATTTCGGCGAACTTGAGTTCTGGTTTTCCCTCATCAAGGTCATCGCCTTGGCCCTGTTCCTGATCGCAGGCACGTTTTTCCTCGGCTTTCGCGTCCCGATCAACGGTCAAACTCCCGGGCTTCACCTGATCTCCGAGAATGGCGGCATCTTCCCGCACGGGATTTGGCCCGCTCTCCTTTTGCTCCAAGGCGTTGTGTTCGCCTATTCGGCGATCGAACTCGTCGGGACGGCCGCTGGCGAATGCGCCAACCCACGTGAGATTCTGCCAAAGGCCATCAACAACGTGATCTGGCGTATCGCGCTGTTCTATGTCGGCTCCGTCGTTCTGCTGGTCTGCCTTTTGCCCTGGAACGCTTATCATGCTGGCACCAGCCCCTTCGTGACGTTCTTCCAGGCCCTTGGCGTGCCGGGCATCGATCATGTCATGAATATCGTGGTGCTCACCGCGGCGCTTTCGAGCCTTAATTCAGGACTTTACTCCACAGGCCGCATCCTTCGCGCTCTCGCGCTCGGTGGGTCCGCACCGCGCGCCCTTGCGAAAATGAACCGCCAGTCCGTGCCTTATGTCGGCATTCTGACGACGGCTGGGGTGTATCTGGTCGGCGTTGGCTTGAACTATCTCATTCCCTCGCGCGTGTTCGAATTCGTTCTTAATCTCTCCGCTCTGGGTATCGTCAGCACCTGGACATTCATCCTGCTGTGCCAGCTCAAACTCCGCGAGCGCATTAACCAAGGCGAGATCGCGCCCACATCCTTTCCCATGCCCTGGGCGCCTTATTCGAACTGGCTGACGATCGGCTTCTTGGCTTTCGTCATCGTGATGATGGGTTTCGATTACCCTGAAGGCACGTTCACTGTAGCCGCCATCCCGGTCATCGCGGCGGTGTTGTTTCTCGGCTGGCTCGTGATCCTGAAAAACCGTCGGAATGCAAACTGA
- a CDS encoding dicarboxylate/amino acid:cation symporter, giving the protein MKTNRMTLLILVAMLLGIAVGGAVHAGIDDPMMRKTVAGYIAIGSTIFLRLIKMIIAPLVFSTLTVGIGHMSDAAAVGRVGGKAMLWFVLASLFSLSLGLVLVNLFGPGVGMHKINVMASTNINPAAITLDGFVKHIVPDSVFRAMTDNEILQIVVFSVFFGVACASMPERSRVVMEWTEGLSHVILRVTGYVMLLAPLAVFCAMAATVATNGFGILINYGKFMGEFYIALAMLWLSLVGVAFLIFGNSARRLLKLMREPFLLAFSTASSEAAYPLMLEQLSKFPVARKISSFVLPLGYSFNLDGTMMYCTFASIFIAQAYDIPLSWGTQIGMLLTLMLTSKGVAGVPRASLVVIAATLNQFNLPEEGVLLIIGVDTFLDMGRSATNVIGNSLATTVVAKWEGMLVADRETEEMIQELEP; this is encoded by the coding sequence TTGAAGACAAATCGGATGACCTTGCTCATTCTGGTTGCCATGTTGCTCGGCATCGCCGTTGGCGGTGCGGTGCATGCCGGTATTGACGACCCGATGATGCGTAAAACGGTCGCCGGTTATATCGCGATCGGCTCGACGATCTTTTTGCGTTTGATCAAGATGATCATCGCGCCTTTGGTGTTTTCCACGCTGACGGTCGGTATCGGGCATATGTCCGATGCGGCGGCGGTAGGGCGTGTCGGCGGCAAGGCGATGCTGTGGTTCGTGTTGGCCTCGCTCTTTTCGCTCTCGCTCGGGCTGGTGTTGGTGAATTTGTTCGGCCCCGGTGTCGGGATGCACAAGATCAACGTCATGGCGAGTACGAATATCAATCCTGCGGCGATCACGCTCGATGGGTTCGTCAAACATATTGTGCCGGATTCAGTGTTCCGCGCGATGACGGATAATGAGATTCTTCAGATCGTCGTATTTTCGGTATTTTTCGGCGTGGCGTGCGCCTCGATGCCGGAGCGTTCGCGCGTTGTGATGGAATGGACGGAAGGTCTATCGCACGTCATTCTGCGGGTGACGGGTTACGTTATGCTGCTGGCTCCATTGGCGGTGTTTTGCGCTATGGCGGCGACGGTGGCAACGAACGGCTTTGGCATCCTGATCAACTACGGCAAGTTCATGGGCGAGTTCTATATCGCTCTGGCGATGCTATGGCTGTCTTTGGTCGGAGTTGCTTTTCTGATCTTCGGTAATTCCGCACGCCGTTTGCTTAAACTGATGCGTGAGCCATTCCTTTTGGCGTTTTCCACGGCCAGTTCAGAGGCGGCTTATCCGCTGATGCTGGAACAGCTTTCTAAATTCCCCGTTGCCCGAAAGATTTCGTCCTTCGTCCTGCCGCTGGGGTATTCGTTCAATCTCGACGGCACGATGATGTATTGCACTTTCGCAAGTATTTTCATCGCGCAAGCTTATGACATCCCGCTTTCCTGGGGCACGCAGATTGGGATGTTGCTGACATTGATGCTCACCAGCAAAGGCGTGGCAGGCGTTCCACGCGCTTCCTTAGTGGTCATTGCGGCGACGTTGAACCAGTTCAATCTGCCTGAAGAAGGCGTTTTGCTGATTATCGGCGTCGACACGTTTCTGGATATGGGCCGCTCGGCGACCAATGTCATCGGCAATTCCCTGGCGACGACAGTGGTCGCCAAATGGGAAGGGATGTTGGTGGCGGATCGGGAAACCGAAGAGATGATCCAGGAATTGGAGCCTTAA
- a CDS encoding prolyl oligopeptidase family serine peptidase — protein sequence MTARVSLFFHRFRRLALAATMLALPTVQARAASTAFLDQIDGKQALDWVKQHDQKTLDTLRADPRFPEFQRDALRILQSQDRIPMPMQWHGAIYNFWRDAKHVRGILRRTDAASYRSATPHWVTVLDVDALAAQEHRNWFLGGIECREPDETRCMIALSEGGEDAQTLREFDLLKRHFVPGGFELPHAKQSVAWLNADTLLVSRPWEPGELTHSSYPYVVKAWHRGTKPEAAVELFRGSKQDMTVNPLVLFDRDHHVLPLIAQAPTFFTKRFFRLVGNKTLALDLPAKSDIVGLVHGLAIVRLTEAWRDFPAGSVISIQPEQTNLDPKPVVTPKARQMIQDVAVSGNRLLIALYDNVRGQAWSYGLDKQGVWQGVRLKLPEDVSVGIASSDLQSETAYFEVSGFLTPTELWQGEGQSVPLRIKTTPPRFDAHDLMVEQHEARSTDGTMVPYFVVRRRDLKMDGKNPTLLYAYGGFEVSMTPSYSGALGKLWLERGGTYVLANIRGGGEFGPDWHEAGRKTHRQRVFDDFASVARDLTTRKLTSPDLLAIKGGSNGGLLMGVEFTQHPELWRGVIIQVPLLDMLNFENMSAGASWVDEYGSVGVPEERDFLAKISPLQNLKAGMRYPTPFLTTTTRDDRVGPVHARRFAARMDELHLPYFYYEQVEGGHSAGANQAEVAQEEALEYVYLWKTLMPS from the coding sequence ATGACCGCACGCGTTTCGCTTTTCTTTCACCGTTTCCGCCGCTTGGCGTTAGCCGCCACCATGTTGGCGCTCCCGACCGTTCAGGCACGGGCAGCTTCCACGGCTTTCCTCGATCAGATCGATGGCAAGCAAGCCCTGGATTGGGTAAAGCAGCACGACCAAAAGACGTTGGACACACTACGGGCCGATCCGCGTTTTCCGGAGTTTCAGCGCGACGCGCTGCGTATCCTGCAATCTCAAGATCGCATTCCAATGCCGATGCAATGGCATGGAGCGATTTATAACTTCTGGCGTGACGCCAAGCATGTGCGCGGCATTTTACGCCGTACCGATGCAGCTTCCTATCGTAGCGCTACGCCGCATTGGGTGACGGTGCTCGATGTGGACGCCTTGGCCGCCCAAGAGCATCGCAACTGGTTTTTGGGTGGGATAGAATGCCGCGAGCCGGATGAGACGCGGTGCATGATTGCACTTTCCGAAGGCGGTGAGGACGCGCAAACATTGCGCGAGTTCGATTTGCTGAAACGGCACTTCGTTCCGGGTGGTTTCGAACTCCCTCACGCCAAGCAGAGCGTTGCTTGGTTGAATGCCGATACATTGCTGGTGAGCCGCCCGTGGGAGCCAGGGGAATTAACGCATTCTTCCTATCCGTATGTCGTGAAAGCCTGGCATCGTGGGACGAAGCCAGAGGCAGCGGTGGAACTTTTCCGCGGCAGCAAGCAGGATATGACGGTCAATCCGTTGGTGCTTTTCGATCGTGACCATCATGTTTTGCCATTGATTGCGCAGGCCCCGACTTTTTTCACCAAACGTTTCTTCCGTTTAGTGGGCAACAAAACACTGGCGCTCGATTTGCCGGCAAAAAGCGATATCGTCGGATTGGTGCATGGTTTGGCGATCGTACGCCTTACCGAAGCGTGGCGTGATTTTCCAGCCGGTTCGGTGATCTCCATTCAGCCGGAACAGACCAACCTCGATCCGAAGCCTGTGGTAACTCCCAAGGCGCGTCAGATGATCCAGGACGTCGCCGTAAGTGGAAACCGCTTGCTGATCGCGCTTTACGATAATGTACGAGGGCAGGCTTGGTCCTATGGGCTCGATAAGCAAGGCGTTTGGCAAGGCGTGCGCCTGAAACTACCGGAGGATGTTTCGGTCGGCATCGCCAGTAGCGATCTGCAAAGTGAAACGGCCTATTTCGAGGTGAGCGGATTTCTGACGCCGACCGAGCTGTGGCAAGGGGAGGGGCAGAGCGTCCCGCTTCGGATCAAAACGACGCCGCCACGTTTCGATGCGCATGATTTGATGGTGGAGCAGCACGAAGCACGTTCGACGGATGGAACGATGGTGCCGTATTTTGTGGTGCGGCGGCGCGACCTGAAAATGGACGGCAAGAATCCGACCTTGCTCTATGCGTATGGCGGCTTTGAGGTGTCGATGACCCCTTCTTATTCCGGTGCATTGGGCAAGCTATGGTTGGAGCGGGGCGGCACCTATGTTCTGGCGAACATTCGTGGTGGCGGAGAGTTCGGGCCGGATTGGCATGAGGCGGGGCGCAAGACGCATCGTCAGCGCGTGTTCGATGATTTCGCCTCCGTCGCGCGCGATCTGACAACGCGAAAATTGACCTCGCCCGATCTTCTGGCGATCAAAGGCGGCTCAAATGGTGGTTTGCTGATGGGCGTGGAGTTTACGCAGCATCCCGAACTTTGGCGTGGCGTGATCATTCAGGTGCCGCTGCTCGATATGCTCAATTTCGAAAATATGTCGGCCGGCGCTTCCTGGGTTGATGAATATGGTAGTGTTGGCGTGCCGGAAGAACGGGACTTTTTGGCCAAAATCTCGCCGTTGCAGAACCTGAAAGCAGGCATGCGTTATCCAACCCCGTTTTTGACGACGACCACGCGTGACGATCGTGTTGGGCCGGTTCATGCGCGACGTTTCGCGGCGCGGATGGATGAGTTGCATCTGCCCTATTTTTATTATGAACAGGTGGAAGGCGGTCATTCCGCGGGCGCTAATCAAGCGGAAGTGGCGCAGGAAGAGGCTCTTGAATATGTCTATTTGTGGAAAACACTGATGCCGTCCTGA
- the pstS gene encoding phosphate ABC transporter substrate-binding protein PstS, translating to MRSSRLFALAACTALSFVAGQAHAASITGAGSSFAAPIYGAWGESAKQKAGIAVNYQSVGSGAGQNQVIARTVDFGASDKPMEAAKLDSNKLYQFPTVMGGIVVIVNVPGIAPGTLKLDGPTLAGLYNGTITEWNDPKIAALNPGLKLPETDVAPVHRADASGTSFVFTSYLSKLSPEWKQKFGAGTSVAWAGGAGARGNDGVAASVKETEGGVGYVEYAYANRNHLNMTQLKDHDGQYVAPTAASFSAAAKGADWAHADRYAVDLLDAAGAQAWPIVSATFVLVPTNPSSAAQSKAVRDFFTFGLNKGDAEAKQLDYVTLPESVKADVLAHWPR from the coding sequence ATGCGTTCGTCCCGTCTCTTCGCTCTTGCAGCTTGCACCGCGCTTTCTTTTGTAGCGGGCCAGGCGCATGCCGCCAGCATTACCGGCGCGGGCTCAAGCTTCGCGGCTCCTATTTACGGGGCGTGGGGTGAATCCGCCAAGCAGAAGGCAGGTATTGCGGTCAATTACCAAAGCGTGGGTTCGGGAGCGGGCCAGAACCAGGTTATCGCGCGCACGGTGGATTTCGGTGCGTCCGACAAGCCGATGGAAGCCGCGAAGCTGGATTCCAACAAGCTCTATCAGTTCCCGACTGTCATGGGCGGCATCGTGGTGATCGTGAACGTTCCGGGCATTGCGCCGGGCACGCTCAAGCTCGATGGCCCGACGCTGGCTGGCCTGTATAACGGCACCATCACGGAATGGAACGATCCGAAGATTGCGGCTCTGAACCCGGGCTTGAAGCTGCCGGAAACGGATGTGGCGCCGGTCCATCGTGCCGATGCTTCAGGCACGAGCTTCGTGTTCACCTCTTACCTTTCCAAGCTTAGCCCGGAATGGAAGCAGAAATTCGGCGCGGGCACGTCCGTCGCTTGGGCCGGTGGCGCGGGTGCGCGCGGCAATGACGGCGTGGCGGCGAGCGTCAAGGAGACGGAAGGTGGCGTCGGTTACGTCGAATACGCCTACGCCAATCGTAACCACCTCAACATGACGCAGCTTAAGGACCATGACGGCCAGTATGTCGCGCCGACGGCAGCAAGCTTCTCGGCAGCGGCGAAGGGTGCCGATTGGGCGCATGCCGACCGTTATGCCGTCGACCTGCTCGACGCGGCGGGCGCGCAAGCATGGCCGATCGTCAGCGCGACGTTCGTGCTGGTGCCGACCAACCCATCCAGCGCGGCGCAAAGCAAGGCAGTGCGCGATTTCTTCACGTTCGGCCTGAATAAGGGCGATGCCGAAGCCAAGCAACTCGATTACGTGACGCTGCCGGAGAGCGTGAAGGCTGACGTCCTGGCGCATTGGCCGCGCTAA
- a CDS encoding DUF4870 family protein, producing the protein MTRANNHLINNTLPPGWHPSLSVPPDTQDAKRWAWIVHILYIASFFAGITSIPGVIVAYLKRRDALGTIYESHFTYAIRTFWLGLVFAIVTTTLCFVLVGYAILPFFFIWWLIRVIRPVVALMDNRPIANPTGFF; encoded by the coding sequence ATGACACGGGCGAATAATCACTTGATTAACAACACTCTACCACCCGGCTGGCATCCCTCTCTCAGCGTTCCGCCCGATACGCAGGACGCCAAGCGATGGGCCTGGATCGTCCATATCCTCTATATCGCGTCGTTCTTCGCCGGCATCACAAGCATTCCCGGCGTCATCGTCGCCTATCTCAAACGCCGGGATGCCCTCGGCACGATCTATGAAAGCCATTTCACCTACGCCATCCGCACGTTCTGGCTCGGCCTCGTCTTCGCCATCGTAACGACAACGCTCTGCTTCGTGCTGGTAGGCTACGCTATCCTGCCATTCTTTTTCATCTGGTGGCTGATCCGCGTTATCCGTCCGGTCGTCGCCTTGATGGACAACCGCCCTATCGCTAACCCGACCGGTTTTTTCTAA
- a CDS encoding sensor histidine kinase → MFFAWLPWLLALVGWGVAWRAYWRPIEAQVLLKPPSVEENPFSSPFILAELLPAPVVLLDPSGKIRHANREAHAQFGDSLGAVIRHPAAQSVLVAIKPEQSVTTTLELDVPVRRVVQASFRCWSSEFGGTHQWGEGVLCVLDDRSEAEAVDRMRADFIAYASHELRTPLASLSGFIETLQGPAADDPAAQQQFLAIMAAQAARMQRLIERLLYLSRVQRLEHLRPQEMVSVLDVMDRVLEESAVIMRNAEAELDLLPVEEDCFFQGDEDQLVQVLLNLIENAVKYGGDGVRIRVGAHLEIKGGVEFCVSDNGPGVDEMHVPRLTERFYRVERQKRAPQSGTGLGLAIVKHIVDRHGGRLRLKSGEGQGMTCCIWLPLAA, encoded by the coding sequence ATGTTCTTCGCCTGGCTACCATGGTTGTTGGCTCTGGTTGGCTGGGGCGTGGCTTGGCGGGCTTATTGGCGCCCTATCGAAGCGCAGGTACTCTTAAAACCGCCCTCCGTTGAAGAAAATCCGTTTTCTTCTCCATTTATTTTGGCGGAATTGCTTCCTGCGCCTGTGGTGTTGCTCGACCCGAGCGGTAAGATTCGGCACGCCAATCGGGAAGCGCATGCTCAATTCGGGGATTCTCTGGGAGCGGTGATCCGCCATCCGGCGGCGCAATCGGTTTTGGTGGCGATCAAACCCGAACAGAGCGTGACGACGACGTTGGAACTCGATGTGCCGGTTCGGCGTGTGGTTCAGGCATCGTTTCGTTGTTGGTCCTCCGAATTTGGAGGAACGCATCAATGGGGAGAGGGCGTTCTTTGCGTTCTGGACGATCGTTCCGAAGCGGAGGCGGTGGACCGGATGCGTGCCGATTTTATCGCCTATGCAAGCCATGAATTGCGTACGCCGCTGGCGTCGCTCAGTGGATTTATCGAGACATTGCAGGGACCGGCGGCGGACGACCCCGCAGCACAGCAGCAGTTTCTGGCGATCATGGCGGCGCAGGCCGCGCGTATGCAGCGTTTGATCGAACGGTTGTTATATCTTTCCCGCGTGCAGCGTCTGGAGCATCTGCGCCCTCAAGAAATGGTCTCGGTTCTGGATGTCATGGATCGCGTTCTGGAGGAGAGCGCAGTGATCATGCGCAATGCCGAAGCGGAGCTTGATCTGCTGCCTGTCGAAGAGGATTGTTTCTTTCAGGGGGATGAAGATCAACTCGTTCAGGTTCTGCTGAATCTGATCGAGAACGCGGTCAAATATGGCGGAGATGGCGTGCGCATTCGTGTGGGCGCACATTTGGAAATTAAAGGCGGCGTGGAGTTTTGCGTTTCGGATAATGGTCCAGGCGTGGATGAGATGCATGTGCCGCGTTTGACGGAGCGCTTTTACCGCGTGGAGCGCCAGAAGCGCGCGCCGCAATCGGGTACGGGGCTGGGTCTGGCGATCGTCAAGCACATCGTGGATCGGCATGGGGGCCGTCTGCGCCTCAAGAGCGGAGAGGGCCAGGGCATGACGTGCTGCATCTGGCTGCCGTTGGCGGCTTAG
- the phoB gene encoding phosphate regulon transcriptional regulator PhoB, producing MKPPAARVLLVEDDPALQLMLRYNLDKLGYRVEAETDGEAALEKLEQFRPDVLVLDWMLPGMSGIDLCRRIRSNPQLRDVPVLMLTARSDEQDSIQGLDSGADDYIVKPCSIEALDARLRALLRRVQGTHDVLSFADLRLDLQTHRAERNSRALTLGPTEFRLLEFFMRNPRRVFSRDDLLQKVWGANVHVELRTIDVHIRRLRRALNEGDEPDFVRTVRSAGYALDDTA from the coding sequence ATGAAACCTCCTGCGGCGCGTGTACTTCTGGTCGAGGATGATCCGGCCCTGCAATTAATGCTGCGCTATAACCTGGATAAGCTGGGTTATCGCGTGGAAGCCGAAACGGACGGTGAGGCGGCTTTAGAAAAACTGGAACAATTTAGGCCCGACGTTCTGGTGTTGGATTGGATGCTGCCGGGCATGTCGGGGATCGATCTTTGCCGCCGCATCCGCAGCAATCCGCAATTGCGCGATGTGCCGGTTTTGATGCTTACGGCCCGTTCGGACGAGCAAGACAGTATTCAGGGCCTGGATAGCGGAGCGGACGATTATATCGTCAAGCCATGCAGCATCGAAGCGCTCGATGCGCGGCTTCGCGCGTTGCTGCGCCGCGTGCAGGGCACTCATGACGTTCTGAGCTTCGCCGATTTGCGCTTGGATCTGCAAACGCATCGCGCGGAACGCAATAGCCGTGCGTTGACGTTGGGGCCGACGGAATTTCGTCTGTTGGAGTTTTTCATGCGCAATCCACGGCGGGTGTTTTCTCGTGATGATCTGCTTCAGAAAGTTTGGGGTGCGAATGTGCACGTCGAACTGCGCACGATCGACGTGCATATTCGCCGTTTGCGTCGCGCCTTGAACGAAGGAGACGAGCCGGATTTCGTACGCACTGTGCGTTCGGCGGGATATGCTTTGGACGATACGGCCTGA
- the phoU gene encoding phosphate signaling complex protein PhoU encodes MPMDSVHTVKSYEQELDRLRAMMARMGGIVESQVAQAVAAVTERDEAAAQAAPAQDPQVDALERDVEALSIRLLALRSPMAGDLREIVAALKITGDLERIGDYAASIARRSTRFDLADSQVSLSGLRSMGRLVQENLRRAIDALTQQDAERATEVWQSDRAVDEYYTSMFRALVTYMMEDPRNIGPCTHLLFIAKNFERIGDHATNIAERVYYAVMGENLPAMRPRGGSASSAESLDPR; translated from the coding sequence ATGCCGATGGACAGTGTTCATACCGTCAAGAGCTACGAGCAGGAGCTTGACCGGTTGCGCGCCATGATGGCGCGTATGGGCGGCATCGTGGAAAGCCAGGTGGCGCAGGCCGTCGCGGCCGTAACGGAGCGTGACGAGGCCGCCGCGCAGGCGGCTCCGGCGCAGGACCCGCAGGTGGATGCGCTTGAGCGCGATGTCGAGGCGTTGTCGATCCGCCTTCTGGCGTTGCGCAGCCCGATGGCCGGGGATTTGCGCGAGATCGTCGCGGCTTTGAAGATCACCGGCGATCTGGAACGTATCGGCGATTATGCGGCCTCCATCGCACGGCGCAGCACGCGGTTCGATCTGGCGGATAGCCAAGTCTCGCTTTCCGGACTGCGCAGCATGGGGCGTCTGGTGCAGGAGAATTTGCGCCGAGCCATTGATGCGCTGACGCAGCAGGATGCCGAGCGCGCGACGGAAGTTTGGCAATCCGACCGGGCGGTGGATGAATATTACACGTCGATGTTCCGGGCGCTGGTCACATACATGATGGAAGACCCGCGCAATATTGGACCCTGCACGCACTTGCTGTTCATCGCCAAGAATTTCGAGCGGATTGGCGATCATGCCACCAACATCGCCGAGCGAGTTTATTACGCGGTAATGGGCGAGAATCTACCGGCGATGCGCCCACGTGGTGGAAGCGCCTCATCTGCGGAGAGCTTGGATCCGCGATGA